A region of Micromonospora chokoriensis DNA encodes the following proteins:
- a CDS encoding CAP domain-containing protein, which translates to MYGWTDPMDPNGAPRRAERPTDEPAWLHDRPEPRSAYLFGDDTDQPADEWHPQQPGDDWQSGRPTPTAPADAPTAAWPAHRPGGDTGHRGDSHPTEDTTGGWHTDSDPATTGGWRTPDGATGRSGEGRHRSPRRWRKPMMIGGAAAAATLVVTFGVGALAMPGGGDGADQPTAVDDTFAASQAPTEPPALDTLAAPSPSAAPSSAQPSPSPTKVVKPTPAASRTTAASRRARSTAPSTTNGSGSGGSSGTVSSQAREVVDLVNAERAKAGCKALTINDKLMTAAQKHSQDQADHQNMSHTGSDGSNAGVRLDRVGYAWRTYGENVAWNQKTPTSVMDAWMNSSGHKANILNCAFTEIGVGIATSNGPYWTQVFAAPR; encoded by the coding sequence GTGTACGGCTGGACCGACCCGATGGACCCGAACGGCGCCCCCCGGCGCGCTGAACGGCCGACCGACGAGCCGGCCTGGCTGCACGACCGCCCGGAGCCCCGCTCGGCCTACCTGTTCGGTGACGACACCGACCAGCCCGCCGACGAGTGGCACCCGCAGCAGCCCGGCGACGACTGGCAGTCGGGCCGGCCGACGCCCACCGCCCCGGCCGACGCCCCCACCGCCGCCTGGCCGGCCCACCGCCCGGGCGGCGACACCGGCCACCGGGGCGACAGCCACCCGACCGAGGACACCACCGGCGGATGGCACACCGACAGCGACCCCGCGACCACCGGCGGATGGCGTACGCCGGACGGGGCGACCGGCCGTTCCGGCGAGGGACGGCACCGCTCCCCGCGCCGCTGGCGCAAGCCGATGATGATCGGCGGCGCCGCTGCCGCGGCCACCCTCGTGGTGACCTTCGGCGTCGGCGCGCTCGCGATGCCCGGCGGTGGCGACGGAGCCGACCAGCCGACCGCCGTCGACGACACCTTCGCCGCGTCGCAGGCACCGACCGAACCGCCGGCTCTCGACACCCTGGCCGCACCCTCCCCGTCCGCCGCGCCGAGTTCGGCGCAGCCGAGCCCCTCGCCGACCAAGGTCGTCAAGCCGACCCCCGCGGCGTCGCGGACCACCGCCGCGTCGCGTCGCGCCCGCAGCACCGCGCCGAGCACGACCAACGGTTCGGGTTCCGGCGGTTCCAGCGGCACCGTCAGCTCGCAGGCCCGCGAGGTGGTGGACCTGGTCAACGCCGAGCGGGCCAAGGCCGGCTGCAAGGCGCTGACCATCAACGACAAGCTGATGACCGCCGCGCAGAAGCACAGCCAGGACCAGGCCGACCACCAGAACATGTCGCACACGGGCAGCGACGGCAGCAACGCCGGCGTCCGGCTGGACCGGGTCGGCTACGCCTGGCGCACGTACGGCGAGAACGTGGCCTGGAACCAGAAGACCCCGACCTCGGTGATGGACGCCTGGATGAACAGCTCCGGCCACAAGGCCAACATCCTGAACTGCGCGTTCACCGAGATCGGCGTCGGCATCGCCACCAGCAACGGCCCGTACTGGACGCAGGTCTTCGCCGCGCCGCGCTGA
- a CDS encoding endo alpha-1,4 polygalactosaminidase, with translation MRIRPRRRAAVRPLRRVVSAGVALLLVVPAYGCRPAVTPPGAPTAWPAGQSRHWQWQWQLSGPLDPTVQADVFLLDPVATTAAETAELRSRDRRLICQVYVGSVRSTDPDASRFPHVVQGSTGPRPDSRWLDVRGWDALEPVLADRFRLCRGKGFGAVALADADGYAFRTGFPLDFDDQLLFNRRLAELARSLSLSPGLVNDVPQLAALAPDFDFVVNEECVRLAQCAKLLPFADAGKPVFHVEYAGSTDDFCVTTVGYGFASIRKDRALDASREACPLP, from the coding sequence ATGCGGATCCGGCCACGGCGACGCGCCGCCGTACGCCCGCTGCGCCGCGTCGTGTCGGCGGGCGTCGCGCTGCTCCTGGTCGTCCCGGCGTACGGGTGCCGTCCGGCAGTGACCCCGCCCGGCGCGCCCACCGCGTGGCCCGCCGGACAGTCCCGCCACTGGCAGTGGCAGTGGCAACTCAGCGGGCCGCTCGACCCGACGGTGCAGGCGGACGTCTTCCTGCTCGACCCGGTGGCCACCACCGCCGCGGAGACCGCCGAGCTGCGCTCCCGGGACCGCCGGTTGATCTGCCAGGTGTACGTCGGGTCGGTCCGCTCCACCGACCCGGACGCCAGCCGGTTCCCGCACGTCGTCCAGGGCTCGACCGGGCCCCGACCGGACAGCCGGTGGTTGGACGTCCGGGGCTGGGACGCGCTCGAACCGGTGCTGGCCGACCGGTTCCGACTGTGCCGGGGCAAGGGGTTCGGCGCGGTCGCGCTCGCCGACGCCGACGGGTACGCGTTCCGCACCGGCTTCCCACTCGACTTCGACGACCAACTGCTGTTCAACCGCCGGCTGGCCGAGCTGGCCCGCTCGCTGAGCCTCTCCCCCGGGCTGGTCAACGACGTGCCGCAGCTCGCCGCGCTGGCTCCGGACTTCGACTTCGTGGTCAACGAGGAGTGCGTCCGGCTGGCCCAGTGCGCCAAGCTGCTGCCCTTCGCCGACGCCGGCAAACCGGTCTTCCACGTGGAGTACGCCGGCTCGACCGACGACTTCTGTGTGACCACCGTCGGGTACGGCTTCGCGTCGATCCGGAAGGACCGCGCGTTGGACGCGTCCCGGGAGGCCTGCCCGTTGCCCTGA